CGCGCCGCAGCGTCCGGACCTTCACGCGGGACGAGGTTGCTGACGAGGAGATCAAGACCCTCCTGCACGCGGCCAACGCCGCCCCATCGGCGCACAACCAGCAGGCGTGGCGGTTCACCATTCTGCGCGGGAACAAGAAGCAGGAGCTGGCCCAGCTCGTGACCGCGGAATCGGCCCGATTTCCGAAGCCGGCAGCCGCGCTTCTCCGGATGGGCGCGAAGAGCGTCGCCTCCGCACCGGTGGTCATTGCCGTGTCGAACACGGGCGACCTGATCCGGCACGGCACCGAGCTGTTCAAGGTCGAGAAGGAGACGGCCCACGATTTCTTCCGGACCATGGAGATCCAGAGCTCTGCAGCGGCGGTGGAGAACATCCTGCTTGCGGCCGCGTCGCTCGGCCTGGGCGCGGTTTGGCTCGGGGTCCTCTACCTCATCAAGGACCCTGTGCTCCGGTTCCTCGGAGAGCCGGAGGGCGAGTTCATGGCCGTGGTGCCGGTCGGCAGGCCGGCGCGGCCCGGGAGCAGTCCGAAGAAGGAGCCCGTGGAGATGAAAGTGCGGATGCTGGAATGATTCCGGCTCAGGGAAGGAGGAGAGAGATGAAGGGATATGGCATGAATTATATTTCTC
This genomic interval from Nitrospirota bacterium contains the following:
- a CDS encoding nitroreductase family protein yields the protein MLPDESLLNRNDTLCTIKARRSVRTFTRDEVADEEIKTLLHAANAAPSAHNQQAWRFTILRGNKKQELAQLVTAESARFPKPAAALLRMGAKSVASAPVVIAVSNTGDLIRHGTELFKVEKETAHDFFRTMEIQSSAAAVENILLAAASLGLGAVWLGVLYLIKDPVLRFLGEPEGEFMAVVPVGRPARPGSSPKKEPVEMKVRMLE